A segment of the Salinimonas iocasae genome:
AAGTAATCATCTCAAACCTTTTGTTTATGTTGAAAAAGGTAATGTGATTGGTCAGTGTTAAATTTCAAATCTGAGGGAAAGTGACCATAGCGACGATAACTTTGAGGTTTAACGGCCCTAACTACTGGTAGATTGCTTCTTATCAATAGCTTCATCAGTCTCTATATGACCATGGATTACTACTTTCATAGCCTTTGAAAAGGCTGCTCTGAAACCATTACATGGAGCTTCAAAACTGTTTGCTTCTTGCGTAATTTCCAAAAACGCTTGTTGGTGGTTGGCGTAGTGAAGGTTTTCATGGCTCAAAAGGTTTTTTAAGCTCTTAGCCCAGACCGCTAATTCATCCTTTGTCAGTTTAGCATTAACTAAACGGGGCAGAGTGATCACAGTATGCGCCTTTAGTTCGACCTGGCTCGGGGTACAAATGCCATTTTTTTCAGCCGGTGCTTGTAGATGTTTCCACTTGTAAGAGGTTGATGTCAGCGCATCAGTGGTCATTTCGTGCTCTCTGGCCGTGCGAGATACAACACTTTTTATCGAATCTAATCCAGATACACCAGTTACTGAATAATATGCATATTCGAAGCTATGGGAGCCTTGTAACTGGGACTGTCCTGATACATTAAAGACAGTAAAATATATAGCGCATGCACATAAGAGCTTTTTTGATACGTTAAATGGAGAATGACTGCTGGTGGTTTTGAAGTTAATCATGTTGATTAC
Coding sequences within it:
- a CDS encoding DUF922 domain-containing protein, with protein sequence MINFKTTSSHSPFNVSKKLLCACAIYFTVFNVSGQSQLQGSHSFEYAYYSVTGVSGLDSIKSVVSRTAREHEMTTDALTSTSYKWKHLQAPAEKNGICTPSQVELKAHTVITLPRLVNAKLTKDELAVWAKSLKNLLSHENLHYANHQQAFLEITQEANSFEAPCNGFRAAFSKAMKVVIHGHIETDEAIDKKQSTSS